The following proteins are encoded in a genomic region of Danio rerio strain Tuebingen ecotype United States chromosome 16, GRCz12tu, whole genome shotgun sequence:
- the fli1rs gene encoding fli-1 proto-oncogene, ETS transcription factor-related sequence isoform X9 → MHMKAEIGSPAVFRQASEESIEPTEPDWSGSAAQNSAKRAEHINGTSHESPVDCSVTKRTRHMSNSDGGQLSYQASYPEPRSSPQTATPPSSTTEEKRVIVPADPEVWTQDHVRQWVDWAIKEYALSDVDVSLFQTLDGKALCKLSKEDMMRITSAYNTDILLSHLNYLRESSPTFSYPTNPTNTQPQPRVQVKAENSFEEIGRRNSWSSSGLPAVPKGSPIEHQHNTRITEPPPRLPQDPYQALGSISSRLANPEAKPIHTKNRTTKQNSSHLPVSSTDRTVGSGQIQLWQFLLELLSDSNNSTIITWEGTNGEFKMTDPDEVAKRWGERKSKPNMNYDKLSRALRYYYDKNIMTKVHGKRYAYKFDFQGISQSHQNHSTEGSVYKFQTEGSYMQSYHSHQPKMNFISPHSTPMSVTTSNFFTPQSTYWNSATSVVYPSSPMPRHPSTHTHLNTYY, encoded by the exons ATGCACATGAAGGCAGAGATCGGCTCGCCTGCGGTGTTCAGACAGGCTTCAGAAGAAAGCATCGAACCCACTGAACCAGACTGGAGCGGATCGGCAGCACAAAACTCTGCCAAAAGAGCAGAACACATCAACGGGACCAG CCATGAGTCCCCAGTGGACTGTAGTGTGACTAAAAGGACTCGACACATGAGTAACAGTGATGGAGGACAGTTGTCTTACCAGGCCTCGTACCCAGAGCCCCGCAGCAGCCCACAGACGGCCACACCACCCAGCAGCACCACAGAGGAGAAGAGGGTCATCGTACCAGCCG ACCCAGAGGTTTGGACACAAGACCACGTGCGGCAGTGGGTGGACTGGGCCATAAAGGAATACGCGCTGTCCGATGTGGACGTGTCCCTCTTCCAGACCCTGGATGGAAAAGCGCTCTGCAAATTGAGCAAAGAGGACATGATGCGCATCACCTCCGCATACAACACAGACATCCTGCTCTCCCATCTCAACTACCTCCGGGAGA GTAGTCCCACTTTTTCCTACCCAACAAATCCAACTAATACACAACCACAACCTCGAGTACAGGTAAAAGCCG AAAACAGCTTTGAGGAGATCGGCAGGAGGAACAGTTGGTCCTCAAGTGGATTGCCAGCTGTCCCTAAAG GATCTCCAATTGAACATCAGCACAATACCAGAATTACAGAGCCGCCTCCAAGACTTCCACAAG ACCCCTACCAAGCATTAGGTTCCATCAGCAGTCGTCTTGCAAACCCAG AAGCGAAACCAATCCACACCAAGAACCGAACCACCAAACAAAATTCTAGCCATCTGCCTGTTTCCAGCACTGACAGGACTGTGG GCTCTGGTCAGATCCAGCTGTGGCAGTTCTTACTGGAGTTGCTTTCCGACAGCAACAACTCGACCATCATCACCTGGGAGGGAACTAATGGGGAATTCAAGATGACAGACCCTGATGAGGTGGCCAAACGCTGGGGGGAGCGAAAAAGCAAGCCTAACATGAACTACGACAAGCTCAGCCGTGCCCTTCGCTACTACTACGACAAAAACATCATGACCAAAGTGCACGGCAAACGCTACGCATACAAATTCGACTTCCAGGGCATCTCCCAAAGTCACCAAAACCACTCCACAGAGGGAAGCGTGTATAAATTCCAGACCGAAGGGTCGTACATGCAGAGCTACCACAGCCACCAGCCAAAAATGAACTTCATAAGCCCACATTCCACCCCTATGTCTGTTACAACTAGTAATTTCTTCACGCCTCAATCCACCTACTGGAACTCCGCAACCAGTGTGGTTTATCCCAGTTCACCGATGCCACGACATCCCAGCACTCACACTCACTTGAACACTTATTATTAA
- the fli1rs gene encoding fli-1 proto-oncogene, ETS transcription factor-related sequence isoform X7, which translates to MHMKAEIGSPAVFRQASEESIEPTEPDWSGSAAQNSAKRAEHINGTSHESPVDCSVTKRTRHMSNSDGGQLSYQASYPEPRSSPQTATPPSSTTEEKRVIVPADPEVWTQDHVRQWVDWAIKEYALSDVDVSLFQTLDGKALCKLSKEDMMRITSAYNTDILLSHLNYLRESSPTFSYPTNPTNTQPQPRVQVKAAENSFEEIGRRNSWSSSGLPAVPKGSPIEHQHNTRITEPPPRLPQDPYQALGSISSRLANPEAKPIHTKNRTTKQNSSHLPVSSTDRTVGSGQIQLWQFLLELLSDSNNSTIITWEGTNGEFKMTDPDEVAKRWGERKSKPNMNYDKLSRALRYYYDKNIMTKVHGKRYAYKFDFQGISQSHQNHSTEGSVYKFQTEGSYMQSYHSHQPKMNFISPHSTPMSVTTSNFFTPQSTYWNSATSVVYPSSPMPRHPSTHTHLNTYY; encoded by the exons ATGCACATGAAGGCAGAGATCGGCTCGCCTGCGGTGTTCAGACAGGCTTCAGAAGAAAGCATCGAACCCACTGAACCAGACTGGAGCGGATCGGCAGCACAAAACTCTGCCAAAAGAGCAGAACACATCAACGGGACCAG CCATGAGTCCCCAGTGGACTGTAGTGTGACTAAAAGGACTCGACACATGAGTAACAGTGATGGAGGACAGTTGTCTTACCAGGCCTCGTACCCAGAGCCCCGCAGCAGCCCACAGACGGCCACACCACCCAGCAGCACCACAGAGGAGAAGAGGGTCATCGTACCAGCCG ACCCAGAGGTTTGGACACAAGACCACGTGCGGCAGTGGGTGGACTGGGCCATAAAGGAATACGCGCTGTCCGATGTGGACGTGTCCCTCTTCCAGACCCTGGATGGAAAAGCGCTCTGCAAATTGAGCAAAGAGGACATGATGCGCATCACCTCCGCATACAACACAGACATCCTGCTCTCCCATCTCAACTACCTCCGGGAGA GTAGTCCCACTTTTTCCTACCCAACAAATCCAACTAATACACAACCACAACCTCGAGTACAGGTAAAAGCCG CAGAAAACAGCTTTGAGGAGATCGGCAGGAGGAACAGTTGGTCCTCAAGTGGATTGCCAGCTGTCCCTAAAG GATCTCCAATTGAACATCAGCACAATACCAGAATTACAGAGCCGCCTCCAAGACTTCCACAAG ACCCCTACCAAGCATTAGGTTCCATCAGCAGTCGTCTTGCAAACCCAG AAGCGAAACCAATCCACACCAAGAACCGAACCACCAAACAAAATTCTAGCCATCTGCCTGTTTCCAGCACTGACAGGACTGTGG GCTCTGGTCAGATCCAGCTGTGGCAGTTCTTACTGGAGTTGCTTTCCGACAGCAACAACTCGACCATCATCACCTGGGAGGGAACTAATGGGGAATTCAAGATGACAGACCCTGATGAGGTGGCCAAACGCTGGGGGGAGCGAAAAAGCAAGCCTAACATGAACTACGACAAGCTCAGCCGTGCCCTTCGCTACTACTACGACAAAAACATCATGACCAAAGTGCACGGCAAACGCTACGCATACAAATTCGACTTCCAGGGCATCTCCCAAAGTCACCAAAACCACTCCACAGAGGGAAGCGTGTATAAATTCCAGACCGAAGGGTCGTACATGCAGAGCTACCACAGCCACCAGCCAAAAATGAACTTCATAAGCCCACATTCCACCCCTATGTCTGTTACAACTAGTAATTTCTTCACGCCTCAATCCACCTACTGGAACTCCGCAACCAGTGTGGTTTATCCCAGTTCACCGATGCCACGACATCCCAGCACTCACACTCACTTGAACACTTATTATTAA
- the fli1rs gene encoding fli-1 proto-oncogene, ETS transcription factor-related sequence isoform X10 encodes MHMKAEIGSPAVFRQASEESIEPTEPDWSGSAAQNSAKRAEHINGTSHESPVDCSVTKRTRHMSNSDGGQLSYQASYPEPRSSPQTATPPSSTTEEKRVIVPADPEVWTQDHVRQWVDWAIKEYALSDVDVSLFQTLDGKALCKLSKEDMMRITSAYNTDILLSHLNYLRESSPTFSYPTNPTNTQPQPRVQVKAAENSFEEIGRRNSWSSSGLPAVPKGSPIEHQHNTRITEPPPRLPQDPYQALGSISSRLANPGSGQIQLWQFLLELLSDSNNSTIITWEGTNGEFKMTDPDEVAKRWGERKSKPNMNYDKLSRALRYYYDKNIMTKVHGKRYAYKFDFQGISQSHQNHSTEGSVYKFQTEGSYMQSYHSHQPKMNFISPHSTPMSVTTSNFFTPQSTYWNSATSVVYPSSPMPRHPSTHTHLNTYY; translated from the exons ATGCACATGAAGGCAGAGATCGGCTCGCCTGCGGTGTTCAGACAGGCTTCAGAAGAAAGCATCGAACCCACTGAACCAGACTGGAGCGGATCGGCAGCACAAAACTCTGCCAAAAGAGCAGAACACATCAACGGGACCAG CCATGAGTCCCCAGTGGACTGTAGTGTGACTAAAAGGACTCGACACATGAGTAACAGTGATGGAGGACAGTTGTCTTACCAGGCCTCGTACCCAGAGCCCCGCAGCAGCCCACAGACGGCCACACCACCCAGCAGCACCACAGAGGAGAAGAGGGTCATCGTACCAGCCG ACCCAGAGGTTTGGACACAAGACCACGTGCGGCAGTGGGTGGACTGGGCCATAAAGGAATACGCGCTGTCCGATGTGGACGTGTCCCTCTTCCAGACCCTGGATGGAAAAGCGCTCTGCAAATTGAGCAAAGAGGACATGATGCGCATCACCTCCGCATACAACACAGACATCCTGCTCTCCCATCTCAACTACCTCCGGGAGA GTAGTCCCACTTTTTCCTACCCAACAAATCCAACTAATACACAACCACAACCTCGAGTACAGGTAAAAGCCG CAGAAAACAGCTTTGAGGAGATCGGCAGGAGGAACAGTTGGTCCTCAAGTGGATTGCCAGCTGTCCCTAAAG GATCTCCAATTGAACATCAGCACAATACCAGAATTACAGAGCCGCCTCCAAGACTTCCACAAG ACCCCTACCAAGCATTAGGTTCCATCAGCAGTCGTCTTGCAAACCCAG GCTCTGGTCAGATCCAGCTGTGGCAGTTCTTACTGGAGTTGCTTTCCGACAGCAACAACTCGACCATCATCACCTGGGAGGGAACTAATGGGGAATTCAAGATGACAGACCCTGATGAGGTGGCCAAACGCTGGGGGGAGCGAAAAAGCAAGCCTAACATGAACTACGACAAGCTCAGCCGTGCCCTTCGCTACTACTACGACAAAAACATCATGACCAAAGTGCACGGCAAACGCTACGCATACAAATTCGACTTCCAGGGCATCTCCCAAAGTCACCAAAACCACTCCACAGAGGGAAGCGTGTATAAATTCCAGACCGAAGGGTCGTACATGCAGAGCTACCACAGCCACCAGCCAAAAATGAACTTCATAAGCCCACATTCCACCCCTATGTCTGTTACAACTAGTAATTTCTTCACGCCTCAATCCACCTACTGGAACTCCGCAACCAGTGTGGTTTATCCCAGTTCACCGATGCCACGACATCCCAGCACTCACACTCACTTGAACACTTATTATTAA
- the fli1rs gene encoding fli-1 proto-oncogene, ETS transcription factor-related sequence isoform X8, which yields MDCTIKEALSVVSEDQSIFESPFSGPQAMHMKAEIGSPAVFRQASEESIEPTEPDWSGSAAQNSAKRAEHINGTSHESPVDCSVTKRTRHMSNSDGGQLSYQASYPEPRSSPQTATPPSSTTEEKRVIVPADPEVWTQDHVRQWVDWAIKEYALSDVDVSLFQTLDGKALCKLSKEDMMRITSAYNTDILLSHLNYLRESSPTFSYPTNPTNTQPQPRVQVKAENSFEEIGRRNSWSSSGLPAVPKGSPIEHQHNTRITEPPPRLPQDPYQALGSISSRLANPGSGQIQLWQFLLELLSDSNNSTIITWEGTNGEFKMTDPDEVAKRWGERKSKPNMNYDKLSRALRYYYDKNIMTKVHGKRYAYKFDFQGISQSHQNHSTEGSVYKFQTEGSYMQSYHSHQPKMNFISPHSTPMSVTTSNFFTPQSTYWNSATSVVYPSSPMPRHPSTHTHLNTYY from the exons GAAGCTCTATCGGTGGTGAGTGAAGACCAGTCCATATTCGAGTCACCCTTCAGTGGTCCCCAGGCCATGCACATGAAGGCAGAGATCGGCTCGCCTGCGGTGTTCAGACAGGCTTCAGAAGAAAGCATCGAACCCACTGAACCAGACTGGAGCGGATCGGCAGCACAAAACTCTGCCAAAAGAGCAGAACACATCAACGGGACCAG CCATGAGTCCCCAGTGGACTGTAGTGTGACTAAAAGGACTCGACACATGAGTAACAGTGATGGAGGACAGTTGTCTTACCAGGCCTCGTACCCAGAGCCCCGCAGCAGCCCACAGACGGCCACACCACCCAGCAGCACCACAGAGGAGAAGAGGGTCATCGTACCAGCCG ACCCAGAGGTTTGGACACAAGACCACGTGCGGCAGTGGGTGGACTGGGCCATAAAGGAATACGCGCTGTCCGATGTGGACGTGTCCCTCTTCCAGACCCTGGATGGAAAAGCGCTCTGCAAATTGAGCAAAGAGGACATGATGCGCATCACCTCCGCATACAACACAGACATCCTGCTCTCCCATCTCAACTACCTCCGGGAGA GTAGTCCCACTTTTTCCTACCCAACAAATCCAACTAATACACAACCACAACCTCGAGTACAGGTAAAAGCCG AAAACAGCTTTGAGGAGATCGGCAGGAGGAACAGTTGGTCCTCAAGTGGATTGCCAGCTGTCCCTAAAG GATCTCCAATTGAACATCAGCACAATACCAGAATTACAGAGCCGCCTCCAAGACTTCCACAAG ACCCCTACCAAGCATTAGGTTCCATCAGCAGTCGTCTTGCAAACCCAG GCTCTGGTCAGATCCAGCTGTGGCAGTTCTTACTGGAGTTGCTTTCCGACAGCAACAACTCGACCATCATCACCTGGGAGGGAACTAATGGGGAATTCAAGATGACAGACCCTGATGAGGTGGCCAAACGCTGGGGGGAGCGAAAAAGCAAGCCTAACATGAACTACGACAAGCTCAGCCGTGCCCTTCGCTACTACTACGACAAAAACATCATGACCAAAGTGCACGGCAAACGCTACGCATACAAATTCGACTTCCAGGGCATCTCCCAAAGTCACCAAAACCACTCCACAGAGGGAAGCGTGTATAAATTCCAGACCGAAGGGTCGTACATGCAGAGCTACCACAGCCACCAGCCAAAAATGAACTTCATAAGCCCACATTCCACCCCTATGTCTGTTACAACTAGTAATTTCTTCACGCCTCAATCCACCTACTGGAACTCCGCAACCAGTGTGGTTTATCCCAGTTCACCGATGCCACGACATCCCAGCACTCACACTCACTTGAACACTTATTATTAA
- the fli1rs gene encoding fli-1 proto-oncogene, ETS transcription factor-related sequence isoform X11, with product MHMKAEIGSPAVFRQASEESIEPTEPDWSGSAAQNSAKRAEHINGTSHESPVDCSVTKRTRHMSNSDGGQLSYQASYPEPRSSPQTATPPSSTTEEKRVIVPADPEVWTQDHVRQWVDWAIKEYALSDVDVSLFQTLDGKALCKLSKEDMMRITSAYNTDILLSHLNYLRESSPTFSYPTNPTNTQPQPRVQVKAENSFEEIGRRNSWSSSGLPAVPKGSPIEHQHNTRITEPPPRLPQDPYQALGSISSRLANPGSGQIQLWQFLLELLSDSNNSTIITWEGTNGEFKMTDPDEVAKRWGERKSKPNMNYDKLSRALRYYYDKNIMTKVHGKRYAYKFDFQGISQSHQNHSTEGSVYKFQTEGSYMQSYHSHQPKMNFISPHSTPMSVTTSNFFTPQSTYWNSATSVVYPSSPMPRHPSTHTHLNTYY from the exons ATGCACATGAAGGCAGAGATCGGCTCGCCTGCGGTGTTCAGACAGGCTTCAGAAGAAAGCATCGAACCCACTGAACCAGACTGGAGCGGATCGGCAGCACAAAACTCTGCCAAAAGAGCAGAACACATCAACGGGACCAG CCATGAGTCCCCAGTGGACTGTAGTGTGACTAAAAGGACTCGACACATGAGTAACAGTGATGGAGGACAGTTGTCTTACCAGGCCTCGTACCCAGAGCCCCGCAGCAGCCCACAGACGGCCACACCACCCAGCAGCACCACAGAGGAGAAGAGGGTCATCGTACCAGCCG ACCCAGAGGTTTGGACACAAGACCACGTGCGGCAGTGGGTGGACTGGGCCATAAAGGAATACGCGCTGTCCGATGTGGACGTGTCCCTCTTCCAGACCCTGGATGGAAAAGCGCTCTGCAAATTGAGCAAAGAGGACATGATGCGCATCACCTCCGCATACAACACAGACATCCTGCTCTCCCATCTCAACTACCTCCGGGAGA GTAGTCCCACTTTTTCCTACCCAACAAATCCAACTAATACACAACCACAACCTCGAGTACAGGTAAAAGCCG AAAACAGCTTTGAGGAGATCGGCAGGAGGAACAGTTGGTCCTCAAGTGGATTGCCAGCTGTCCCTAAAG GATCTCCAATTGAACATCAGCACAATACCAGAATTACAGAGCCGCCTCCAAGACTTCCACAAG ACCCCTACCAAGCATTAGGTTCCATCAGCAGTCGTCTTGCAAACCCAG GCTCTGGTCAGATCCAGCTGTGGCAGTTCTTACTGGAGTTGCTTTCCGACAGCAACAACTCGACCATCATCACCTGGGAGGGAACTAATGGGGAATTCAAGATGACAGACCCTGATGAGGTGGCCAAACGCTGGGGGGAGCGAAAAAGCAAGCCTAACATGAACTACGACAAGCTCAGCCGTGCCCTTCGCTACTACTACGACAAAAACATCATGACCAAAGTGCACGGCAAACGCTACGCATACAAATTCGACTTCCAGGGCATCTCCCAAAGTCACCAAAACCACTCCACAGAGGGAAGCGTGTATAAATTCCAGACCGAAGGGTCGTACATGCAGAGCTACCACAGCCACCAGCCAAAAATGAACTTCATAAGCCCACATTCCACCCCTATGTCTGTTACAACTAGTAATTTCTTCACGCCTCAATCCACCTACTGGAACTCCGCAACCAGTGTGGTTTATCCCAGTTCACCGATGCCACGACATCCCAGCACTCACACTCACTTGAACACTTATTATTAA